The Opitutaceae bacterium genome contains a region encoding:
- a CDS encoding DUF1080 domain-containing protein: MATPIPRPSFFNRAIIAAILALSVCTAGLSGEWRSLFNGKDLSGWNRINGSAPYTVMDGAIVGTTVAGSPNSFLAHEETFGDFILEFEVKQEVGPTNSGVQFRSLSTPDFENGRVHGYQCEIDPSDRAYTGGIYDEARRGWLYPLSLNPSARSLYQYGRWNLIRIEAIGTSLRTWVNGLPVAHVIDDRTSSGLIALQVHSIGSEAEAGRRILWRNVRIQTSDIKPAPAENLFVRNLVPNNVSDVEQSQGWRLLWDGASTQGWRGAHKDAFPNAGWKIENGELVVTESGGGESKHGGDIVTEAMYSAFEFQADVRLTPGANSGIKYFVTEEVNPGGGSAFGLEFQLLDNDTHPDAKLGAAGNRTLGSLYDLIPARQMPSSTGIKPKIGEWMHVRLAVFPDGRVEHWLNGIKVVEYERLSPALAAMIARSKYEKVAGFALAKAGRLLLQDHGNEVHFRSVKLRELR, encoded by the coding sequence ATGGCTACCCCAATCCCCCGGCCTTCATTCTTTAATCGTGCCATCATTGCAGCAATCCTGGCCCTCAGTGTCTGCACCGCCGGTTTATCCGGTGAATGGCGTTCGCTCTTCAACGGCAAGGACCTCTCCGGATGGAACCGGATCAATGGGTCCGCGCCCTACACCGTTATGGACGGTGCCATCGTTGGCACGACTGTGGCGGGCTCGCCCAACAGCTTTCTGGCGCACGAGGAGACCTTTGGTGATTTCATCCTCGAGTTTGAGGTGAAGCAGGAGGTCGGCCCCACCAACTCGGGTGTGCAATTCCGAAGCCTGAGCACGCCAGACTTCGAAAACGGCCGTGTGCACGGATACCAGTGCGAGATTGATCCTTCGGATCGAGCCTACACCGGTGGAATTTATGACGAGGCGCGGAGGGGCTGGCTCTACCCCCTGTCGTTGAACCCATCGGCCAGGTCGCTCTACCAGTATGGCCGGTGGAATTTGATACGCATCGAGGCAATCGGCACCTCGCTCCGTACGTGGGTCAATGGCCTCCCCGTTGCCCACGTGATCGATGATCGCACGTCCTCGGGCTTGATTGCGCTTCAGGTGCACAGCATCGGATCCGAGGCCGAGGCGGGACGCCGCATTCTCTGGCGCAACGTCCGTATCCAAACTTCGGATATAAAGCCGGCTCCGGCGGAGAACCTTTTTGTGCGCAACCTCGTTCCCAACAACGTGAGCGATGTCGAGCAGTCCCAGGGCTGGCGGCTGTTGTGGGACGGCGCGAGCACCCAAGGCTGGAGGGGGGCGCACAAGGATGCCTTCCCCAACGCAGGGTGGAAGATTGAGAATGGCGAGCTTGTGGTAACAGAGTCGGGCGGTGGCGAATCGAAGCACGGCGGCGATATCGTCACGGAGGCGATGTACTCAGCCTTCGAATTTCAGGCGGATGTCCGTCTTACGCCCGGTGCAAACAGCGGCATCAAGTACTTTGTCACGGAAGAGGTGAATCCGGGTGGTGGTTCAGCCTTTGGTTTGGAGTTTCAGTTGCTCGACAATGACACGCATCCCGATGCGAAGCTGGGTGCCGCCGGTAATCGGACCCTTGGCTCGCTCTATGACCTGATCCCCGCGCGGCAGATGCCCTCCAGCACGGGCATCAAACCAAAGATTGGCGAATGGATGCATGTGAGACTCGCCGTTTTCCCGGACGGCCGTGTTGAGCATTGGCTCAATGGAATCAAGGTCGTAGAATACGAACGCCTTTCGCCCGCGCTCGCTGCAATGATCGCCCGCAGCAAGTATGAGAAGGTGGCTGGCTTTGCACTCGCGAAAGCGGGCCGCCTCCTTCTGCAGGACCACGGTAACGAAGTGCATTTCCGCTCCGTAAAACTGCGCGAACTGCGGTAG
- a CDS encoding Gfo/Idh/MocA family oxidoreductase has protein sequence MNRREFLTVTSLGALAVATPRLWSRVVGANDRIRVGVVGFADRSRSTLIPAFQLLASEFNAEIVAVSDIWKVRREEAVAWFKNTYNLDVAAYRNNEEMYEKAKLDAVIIATSDFQHALHCIEAVGAGCDAYVEKPFAETMEDARAALKVVQASDRIVQVGSQRRSGRNYHAAHDYLKTGAFGPIVYAEMSWNVNQPGRWRRPSLVAQMREEDTDWGRFLMNRPKVPFDARKHLEYRLFWPYSSGIPGQWMCHQIDTVHWFTGLPHPRSVSANGGIYQWKDGRTNVDTLTAVFDYGPLDDPSTGFQVVYTSRFSNSAGETKEIYYSNGGELNLDTNKVTSNGGLVEQHAKAMNLQPNLLAPHSIEGASRPAATSANTGVDDMSLGHMRNWLECLRSRKQPNAPVTAGYQHAIACIMANAALRTGQRVTFDTKTQEVMAGGKVFHL, from the coding sequence ATGAATCGAAGAGAATTCCTCACCGTAACGTCCCTTGGAGCCCTCGCAGTCGCGACGCCCCGCCTCTGGTCGCGCGTCGTGGGTGCCAATGATCGCATTCGCGTCGGCGTCGTCGGGTTTGCCGATCGATCGCGTTCGACACTGATTCCCGCCTTTCAGCTGCTCGCCTCTGAGTTTAACGCCGAGATCGTCGCTGTTTCCGACATCTGGAAAGTGCGTCGTGAAGAGGCCGTGGCGTGGTTTAAAAATACCTACAACCTCGATGTCGCGGCCTACCGCAACAACGAGGAGATGTATGAGAAGGCGAAGCTCGATGCCGTGATTATTGCAACGTCGGATTTCCAGCACGCGTTGCATTGCATTGAAGCGGTGGGCGCGGGTTGCGATGCCTATGTCGAGAAGCCGTTCGCGGAGACAATGGAAGACGCACGGGCCGCACTCAAGGTGGTGCAGGCCAGCGACCGGATCGTGCAGGTCGGCTCCCAGCGTCGCAGTGGCCGCAACTACCACGCAGCGCACGATTACCTAAAGACGGGAGCTTTCGGGCCCATTGTTTACGCGGAGATGTCCTGGAATGTGAATCAACCCGGTCGCTGGCGCCGCCCGAGCCTGGTCGCCCAGATGCGTGAAGAAGACACCGATTGGGGCCGCTTCCTGATGAACCGTCCCAAGGTTCCCTTCGACGCGCGCAAGCACCTCGAGTACCGTTTGTTTTGGCCCTACTCCTCGGGCATCCCCGGCCAGTGGATGTGCCACCAGATCGACACGGTACACTGGTTCACGGGCCTGCCGCATCCCCGGAGCGTGTCGGCCAATGGTGGCATCTACCAGTGGAAGGACGGGCGAACAAACGTCGACACCCTCACAGCGGTGTTTGACTACGGTCCGCTTGACGACCCCAGCACGGGCTTTCAAGTGGTGTACACGTCGCGCTTCTCCAACTCCGCGGGTGAAACCAAGGAGATCTACTATTCCAATGGTGGAGAACTGAATCTTGATACGAACAAAGTGACGTCCAACGGCGGGCTCGTTGAGCAACACGCGAAGGCCATGAACCTGCAGCCCAATCTGCTCGCGCCGCACTCCATCGAAGGCGCTTCAAGACCAGCAGCCACCTCGGCGAATACGGGCGTCGACGACATGAGTCTGGGCCATATGCGCAACTGGCTGGAGTGCCTGCGTTCGCGAAAACAGCCCAACGCCCCTGTCACCGCAGGTTACCAGCATGCAATTGCTTGCATCATGGCGAACGCGGCGCTTCGCACCGGCCAGCGCGTGACCTTCGACACCAAGACGCAGGAAGTCATGGCGGGCGGAAAGGTGTTTCATCTTTAG
- a CDS encoding sugar phosphate isomerase/epimerase family protein, translating to MSRHTPLLPWSRRNFIKLSALAAGTLAFGQRRGAASTTGNPPLFTAMGIAAPLASAAELKEAGAQFLTEGVGSFLVPDKGEAEFALNLERLAASPLPVLACNGFIRPAHLRCVGAEANHDQVLDWADICFKRLHRAGGSLIVFGSGGSRELRDGWPKDKADEQFVALLKRMGPLAEAQGIVVVVEQLQARECNYINHLSEAAAVIRATGHPNVRLLADFYHMACMGDTPSDLAGAMDVVAHVEIAEKEGRTVPGVQGEDFRPFLRVLREHRYKGAISIEGKFEPSQVSGAFKEIRRQALEV from the coding sequence ATGAGTCGACACACCCCATTGCTCCCCTGGTCCCGTCGCAATTTCATCAAGCTCAGCGCCCTCGCTGCGGGCACGCTGGCCTTTGGGCAGCGCCGGGGTGCTGCCTCGACGACGGGGAACCCGCCTTTGTTCACGGCCATGGGAATCGCGGCACCACTCGCGAGCGCGGCCGAGCTTAAGGAAGCGGGCGCTCAATTCCTCACGGAAGGCGTGGGCAGCTTCCTCGTGCCCGACAAGGGCGAGGCCGAGTTCGCCTTGAATCTCGAGCGGCTTGCGGCTTCCCCGCTTCCCGTCCTCGCCTGCAACGGTTTTATCCGGCCCGCCCACCTTCGCTGCGTCGGCGCAGAGGCCAACCACGACCAGGTGCTCGATTGGGCGGACATCTGCTTCAAACGCCTGCATCGAGCCGGGGGCTCGCTGATTGTGTTCGGGAGCGGCGGCTCGCGGGAATTGCGCGACGGCTGGCCAAAGGACAAGGCGGACGAACAGTTTGTCGCCCTCCTGAAGCGCATGGGCCCGCTCGCCGAGGCGCAGGGAATCGTTGTAGTGGTTGAGCAACTACAAGCCAGGGAGTGCAACTACATCAACCATCTCTCCGAGGCGGCTGCCGTCATTCGCGCCACGGGCCATCCGAATGTCCGCCTCCTGGCGGACTTCTACCACATGGCCTGCATGGGCGACACCCCGTCGGATCTTGCCGGGGCGATGGATGTGGTCGCCCACGTGGAGATTGCCGAGAAGGAGGGACGCACGGTTCCCGGCGTGCAGGGAGAGGACTTCCGACCCTTCCTCCGCGTGCTCCGGGAGCACCGCTACAAGGGTGCAATCAGCATCGAAGGCAAATTTGAGCCTTCCCAAGTAAGCGGCGCCTTCAAAGAGATTAGACGGCAGGCCCTGGAGGTGTAA
- a CDS encoding helix-turn-helix domain-containing protein translates to MRAVDPKLHARRRSAILKAAQGCFAKRGFSGTGMKQVCRSARMSPGVVYHYFKNKEAIVAAFIEEDMIWARDRLLALRTSEDPLAHLFLMLDEVVERMDARSLALHSEINAELARNARVRRVVLASDEECRQSLIAALDAAKARGDMKPSMEAENAAFAIMALYDGWLCQASLKGPKALRERQPAMRDALRALLVPDAR, encoded by the coding sequence ATGAGAGCCGTTGATCCCAAACTGCATGCGCGGCGAAGGTCCGCGATCCTTAAGGCCGCACAGGGCTGCTTCGCGAAGCGCGGATTTTCAGGGACGGGAATGAAGCAGGTGTGCAGGTCGGCGCGAATGAGCCCCGGCGTTGTGTACCACTATTTCAAGAACAAGGAGGCGATCGTCGCCGCCTTCATCGAGGAGGACATGATCTGGGCGCGGGATCGCCTGCTGGCGCTTCGCACGAGCGAAGACCCGCTTGCCCACCTCTTCCTGATGCTGGATGAGGTGGTGGAGCGCATGGACGCACGCTCACTCGCGCTTCATTCCGAGATCAACGCCGAGCTGGCGCGCAATGCCCGGGTCAGGCGTGTCGTCCTCGCCTCGGATGAGGAATGCAGGCAAAGCCTGATCGCGGCCTTGGATGCCGCCAAGGCGCGGGGCGACATGAAGCCGAGCATGGAGGCGGAAAATGCCGCCTTCGCCATCATGGCTTTGTACGATGGCTGGCTGTGCCAGGCCAGTTTGAAGGGCCCCAAGGCGCTCAGGGAAAGGCAGCCCGCCATGCGCGACGCGCTGCGCGCCCTGCTTGTCCCGGACGCCCGTTGA
- the kdpA gene encoding potassium-transporting ATPase subunit KdpA gives MTVADFSYVALFVICLLALTVPLGHWLASVLRGETPHFVKWIVPVEKGIYRLGGVAPDEEMTWAAYAKALVIFNLAGGAIVLALQLLQAHLPLNPQGFGPVPLGVAVNTAVSFLTNTNWQAYSGEASLSYLTQMSGLGVQNFLSAATGVAVLAALGRGFMRKGASGVGNFWADVVKATLYVLLPLSFLFAVVLVSQGVVQSFSPYQTVTTLEGSEQVIPLGPVASQIAIKQLGTNGGGFFGLNSAHPLENPTPLSNFLQCLAILALPAGCVYAWGLIVGNRRHAWVLYGVMLAFFIGALGLSLWSEYSSPGAASLALEGKEVRLGVTPSVLWANATTAASNGSVNAMHSSLSPAAGGLALFNILLGEIVFGGIGSGLYGMIMVVILAVFLAGLMVGRTPEYLGKKLEAPEIRMAAVAVLLPCVGVLLGCAASFLTEAGRGAVGNPGPHALSEVMYAWGSMTNNNGSAFGSLTATGDLYTWGGSLAMLLGRFGVILPALAIAGRLAAKRSVPVSSGTFPTNGLTFAILLVGVIVIEVALVYFPALALGPGLEQLLLSAGCTS, from the coding sequence ATGACCGTCGCCGACTTCAGCTACGTAGCGCTCTTCGTCATTTGTCTTCTCGCCTTGACCGTACCCTTGGGCCACTGGCTTGCCTCCGTCTTGCGGGGGGAAACCCCGCATTTCGTGAAGTGGATTGTGCCTGTGGAGAAAGGGATCTATCGGCTCGGCGGGGTGGCGCCAGACGAGGAAATGACCTGGGCAGCGTACGCAAAGGCGCTGGTCATCTTCAACCTGGCCGGCGGCGCGATCGTGCTCGCGCTGCAGCTCCTGCAAGCCCACCTGCCCTTGAATCCCCAGGGATTCGGCCCTGTTCCCCTGGGCGTCGCGGTGAACACGGCTGTGTCGTTTCTCACCAACACCAACTGGCAGGCGTACTCAGGCGAGGCCTCCCTCAGCTACCTCACGCAGATGTCCGGCCTTGGCGTGCAGAACTTCCTGAGCGCCGCGACGGGCGTGGCGGTCCTGGCGGCTCTCGGCCGCGGCTTCATGCGCAAGGGCGCCAGTGGTGTGGGCAATTTCTGGGCGGATGTGGTCAAGGCGACGCTGTACGTGTTGCTTCCACTTTCATTTCTTTTCGCGGTTGTCCTCGTGAGCCAGGGTGTCGTTCAGTCCTTCTCCCCTTACCAAACGGTTACGACGCTGGAGGGCTCCGAGCAGGTGATCCCACTTGGGCCCGTGGCCTCGCAGATCGCCATCAAACAACTCGGCACCAACGGCGGCGGCTTCTTTGGCCTCAACTCCGCGCACCCGCTCGAGAATCCGACGCCTCTATCGAATTTTCTCCAATGCCTGGCGATCCTCGCGCTTCCGGCAGGCTGTGTCTATGCGTGGGGCCTCATCGTGGGGAACAGGAGGCACGCCTGGGTCCTCTACGGCGTGATGCTCGCATTCTTCATCGGCGCGCTCGGGCTGTCGTTGTGGAGTGAATACAGCTCACCCGGTGCCGCCAGCCTGGCTCTCGAGGGCAAGGAGGTTCGCCTCGGTGTGACGCCGTCCGTTCTCTGGGCCAACGCCACGACCGCAGCCTCAAATGGTTCGGTCAACGCGATGCACTCGTCTCTCTCGCCTGCCGCAGGCGGGCTTGCACTCTTCAACATCCTCCTCGGCGAGATCGTTTTCGGCGGCATCGGTTCCGGCCTTTATGGCATGATCATGGTGGTGATCCTCGCCGTCTTCCTGGCTGGGTTGATGGTGGGCCGCACACCGGAATACCTCGGAAAGAAGCTGGAGGCGCCGGAAATCCGCATGGCCGCTGTCGCGGTTCTCCTGCCGTGCGTGGGCGTGCTTCTCGGCTGCGCCGCGTCCTTCCTGACCGAGGCTGGCCGCGGAGCGGTGGGCAATCCCGGGCCGCATGCGCTCTCCGAGGTGATGTATGCCTGGGGTTCAATGACGAATAACAACGGTTCCGCGTTCGGAAGCCTGACGGCAACCGGGGACCTCTATACCTGGGGCGGGTCTCTCGCGATGCTCCTTGGGCGGTTTGGAGTCATTCTGCCGGCACTCGCCATCGCGGGTCGTCTCGCAGCGAAGCGTAGCGTGCCGGTTTCCAGCGGCACTTTTCCAACGAACGGGCTGACCTTCGCCATTCTGCTGGTGGGCGTGATCGTGATCGAGGTCGCGCTGGTCTACTTTCCCGCCTTGGCGCTCGGGCCCGGACTCGAGCAGCTCCTCCTGTCTGCAGGCTGTACTTCCTAA
- the kdpB gene encoding potassium-transporting ATPase subunit KdpB, with amino-acid sequence MKPSPASVWNLPLLATASKDAFRKLNPVELVRNPVILVTALGAIAVTVVAIRDAVVGSLSGFTLQTTLWLWFTVLFATFAEALAEGRGKAQAEALKRARSQTLARRLRGTTEERIPAPDLRKGDRVVCEANDVIPADGEVIEGIASIDESAITGESAPVVRESGGDRSAVTGGTRVLSDRIVVRVSVEPGAGFLDRMIKLVEGASRQRTPNEIALGILLIALTAIFLAVVATLPAFARFSERLAGGSDLVDTSIPVLVSLFVCLIPTTIGGLLSAIGISGIDRLIRRNVIATSGRAVEAAGDIDVLLLDKTGTITLGNRQAVEFIPAPGVKVEQLASLAQLASLADETPEGRSIVVLAKEKFALREREIAAPQASFVPFAAQTRMSGVDIGKTSIRKGASESVRAWVQSNGGAWPAEVGAAVERIAKAGGTPLVVAENQSVLGVIYLKDVVKGGIKERFAELRQMGIRTVMITGDNPLTAAAIAAEAGVDDFLAQATPEMKLQRIRAEQSQGRLVAMTGDGTNDAPALAQADVGVAMNTGTQAAREAGNMVDLDSNPTKLIEIVGIGKQLLMTRGALTTFSLANDIAKYFAIIPAMFAGLYAVSGGEGPLSALNIMGLHSPQSAILSAVIFNALIIIALIPLALRGVTYRALPAADLLRRNLFVYGLGGLIAPFVGIKVIDLALVALHLA; translated from the coding sequence ATGAAACCTTCCCCTGCTTCTGTTTGGAATCTTCCGTTGCTGGCCACCGCCTCCAAGGATGCATTTCGCAAACTCAACCCGGTCGAGCTCGTTCGAAACCCCGTGATCCTTGTGACGGCGCTAGGTGCGATCGCCGTGACCGTTGTCGCGATTCGAGATGCCGTCGTCGGTTCCCTGAGCGGGTTCACGCTCCAGACCACGCTCTGGCTTTGGTTCACAGTGTTGTTCGCCACTTTCGCCGAGGCCCTTGCCGAAGGCCGCGGCAAGGCGCAAGCAGAGGCTCTCAAGCGCGCCCGTTCGCAGACGCTTGCCCGCAGGCTCCGCGGAACAACCGAGGAGCGGATCCCGGCACCCGACCTTCGCAAGGGCGACCGGGTGGTGTGTGAGGCGAACGACGTCATTCCCGCGGATGGCGAGGTGATTGAAGGCATCGCGAGCATTGATGAGTCGGCAATTACCGGTGAGTCGGCTCCGGTCGTGCGCGAGAGCGGCGGTGACCGCAGCGCAGTCACCGGCGGCACTCGGGTGCTCAGCGATCGAATCGTGGTCAGGGTGTCCGTCGAACCCGGCGCTGGGTTTCTCGACCGCATGATCAAGCTTGTGGAAGGCGCGTCCCGCCAGCGCACGCCCAATGAAATCGCCCTTGGCATCCTCCTTATCGCCCTGACGGCGATCTTCCTGGCGGTGGTGGCGACCCTTCCTGCTTTCGCCCGCTTCAGCGAGAGGCTGGCCGGCGGTAGTGATCTTGTGGATACCTCGATTCCCGTGCTCGTGTCGCTATTCGTCTGCCTCATACCGACGACGATAGGCGGCCTCCTGAGCGCGATCGGCATCAGCGGCATAGACCGGCTCATCCGCCGCAATGTGATCGCCACGTCCGGCCGGGCCGTCGAGGCCGCCGGCGACATCGATGTGCTGCTTCTCGACAAGACCGGCACCATCACGCTGGGCAACCGGCAGGCGGTCGAGTTCATTCCCGCGCCCGGGGTGAAGGTGGAGCAGCTCGCATCATTGGCCCAACTCGCCTCACTCGCGGATGAAACCCCGGAAGGCCGCAGCATCGTTGTTCTGGCCAAGGAAAAATTCGCCCTTCGTGAACGTGAGATCGCCGCTCCTCAAGCCTCATTTGTGCCGTTTGCGGCGCAGACACGCATGAGCGGCGTTGACATCGGCAAGACCAGCATCCGAAAGGGTGCGTCGGAAAGCGTGCGCGCCTGGGTGCAGTCAAACGGCGGTGCCTGGCCAGCCGAGGTGGGTGCGGCGGTCGAACGAATCGCCAAGGCGGGCGGAACGCCGCTCGTCGTCGCGGAGAACCAGTCCGTTCTCGGCGTTATCTACCTGAAGGACGTGGTGAAGGGCGGTATCAAGGAACGCTTCGCCGAGCTTCGGCAGATGGGCATTCGCACGGTGATGATCACAGGTGACAATCCGCTCACTGCGGCGGCGATCGCGGCTGAAGCCGGTGTGGATGACTTCCTCGCGCAGGCGACGCCTGAAATGAAACTTCAGCGCATCCGCGCCGAACAGTCACAGGGGCGCCTCGTCGCGATGACAGGCGACGGCACGAACGACGCCCCCGCGCTCGCCCAAGCCGATGTCGGTGTGGCGATGAACACCGGCACGCAGGCGGCGCGCGAGGCGGGCAACATGGTCGATCTCGACTCGAATCCCACGAAGCTTATCGAGATTGTCGGGATTGGAAAGCAGTTGCTCATGACACGTGGCGCGCTCACGACCTTTTCGCTCGCCAACGATATCGCGAAGTACTTCGCGATCATCCCAGCCATGTTCGCGGGCTTGTACGCCGTTTCGGGCGGGGAGGGCCCACTGTCTGCTCTCAACATCATGGGTCTGCACTCACCGCAAAGCGCCATCTTGAGCGCCGTCATCTTCAACGCGCTGATCATTATCGCGCTCATTCCCCTGGCGTTGCGCGGCGTCACCTACCGAGCGCTCCCCGCGGCCGATCTGTTGCGACGGAATCTTTTCGTGTACGGCCTGGGCGGCCTGATCGCCCCCTTTGTCGGAATCAAGGTCATCGACCTGGCGCTCGTCGCGCTTCACCTCGCCTAA
- a CDS encoding potassium-transporting ATPase subunit C, which produces MKTLIQSLRLLLVLTVITGVIYPVAVWAVGRALFAEAAEGSLVFKDGKPVGSAHVAQKTKSPAYFHPRPSAADYATVASGAGNEAWTSKVLIDKVLARREALGGNDVPADLLTTSGSGLDPEISVEAALFQVGRVEAARGLDATGRRRLEELIALNTIGGRLTPARVNVLRLNLALETESPK; this is translated from the coding sequence ATGAAAACACTCATCCAATCGCTGCGCCTGCTCCTCGTACTCACGGTGATCACCGGCGTGATCTATCCGGTGGCGGTCTGGGCGGTCGGCCGGGCTCTTTTCGCCGAGGCGGCAGAGGGCTCGCTTGTCTTTAAGGACGGAAAGCCGGTGGGTTCGGCTCACGTCGCGCAGAAGACCAAAAGTCCGGCCTATTTTCATCCAAGGCCCTCGGCGGCGGACTATGCGACCGTGGCGTCCGGGGCGGGCAACGAGGCTTGGACCAGCAAAGTGCTCATCGACAAGGTGCTGGCCAGGCGTGAAGCCCTCGGTGGAAACGACGTTCCTGCCGACCTACTGACCACGAGTGGCAGCGGGCTTGACCCGGAGATCTCCGTCGAGGCTGCGCTTTTCCAAGTCGGGCGAGTCGAAGCTGCGCGCGGACTGGATGCCACTGGCCGACGGCGGCTCGAGGAACTGATTGCACTCAATACCATAGGCGGCAGGCTGACGCCTGCACGCGTGAATGTCCTTCGCCTCAACCTCGCCCTCGAAACCGAGTCGCCCAAGTGA